Proteins co-encoded in one Paenibacillus sp. genomic window:
- a CDS encoding lactonase family protein has product MKEIFFIGSYAKAEETGVYAAEFDNETGEVRLLGSYAGLQNPTFLSVDAVDRRLYAIAELPGPDGGKRGALAAFAIDESHGLSLLNIEGTVPAPTCHVELDRTRRWLLTSSYHGGMVGVTPVYEEGEVGPASDIQRHEGSSVLPVQDRPRAHSATIDRNNRFAVVCDLGADRIVTYRLDDASGKLTYASSVAAAPGAGPRHFAFHPSRMLGYAINELNSTVAVYAYDEMSGELSEIQTVATLPDDFRGDNACADIHVSPDGKFLYGSNRGHDSIVVYRIDVDGRLSWVEHASVLGAHPRNFALTPDGSYVLAANRDTNDVVVFRRNAATGKLRPTGHRLNVSKPVCIKFL; this is encoded by the coding sequence ATGAAGGAAATCTTTTTTATAGGCTCATATGCGAAAGCGGAAGAAACCGGCGTCTATGCCGCCGAATTCGATAACGAAACCGGCGAAGTACGCCTGCTCGGCAGCTACGCCGGCCTGCAAAATCCGACGTTCCTGTCCGTCGACGCGGTCGACCGGAGGCTGTACGCGATCGCGGAGCTGCCCGGCCCGGACGGCGGCAAGCGCGGCGCGCTCGCCGCGTTCGCGATCGACGAGTCGCACGGGCTGTCGCTGCTCAACATCGAGGGGACGGTGCCCGCCCCCACCTGCCACGTGGAGCTCGACCGGACGCGCCGCTGGCTGCTGACGTCGAGCTACCACGGCGGCATGGTCGGCGTGACGCCCGTCTACGAGGAAGGGGAAGTCGGGCCCGCCTCCGATATTCAGCGCCACGAAGGCTCGAGCGTGCTGCCGGTGCAGGATCGGCCGCGGGCGCATTCCGCGACGATCGACCGCAACAACCGGTTCGCCGTCGTGTGCGATCTCGGCGCCGACCGGATCGTGACCTACCGGCTCGACGACGCGTCCGGCAAGCTGACGTACGCGTCGAGCGTGGCCGCCGCGCCGGGCGCGGGACCGCGCCACTTCGCGTTCCATCCGTCGCGCATGCTCGGCTACGCCATCAACGAGCTGAACTCGACGGTCGCCGTATACGCTTACGACGAAATGAGCGGCGAGCTGTCGGAAATCCAAACGGTGGCGACGCTGCCCGACGATTTCCGCGGCGACAACGCGTGCGCCGACATTCACGTTTCCCCGGACGGCAAATTTTTGTACGGTTCCAATCGGGGCCACGACAGCATCGTCGTGTACCGGATCGACGTCGACGGCCGCCTGAGCTGGGTCGAGCACGCGAGCGTGCTCGGAGCGCATCCGCGCAACTTCGCGCTGACGCCGGACGGCTCGTACGTGCTGGCGGCGAACCGGGATACGAACGACGTCGTCGTATTCCGCCGCAACGCCGCCACCGGCAAGCTGCGCCCGACCGGCCACCGGCTGAACGTATCGAAGCCCGTGTGCATTAAGTTTTTATAA